From a region of the Pseudoxanthomonas sp. X-1 genome:
- a CDS encoding helix-turn-helix domain-containing protein, protein MRPAPLRPAAAATTTPAQPQRYLTNDEAAEYLRLSPRTLEKQRVIGGGPKFRKFGRRVMYAVADLDAWADQRSFEATSDPEYAEHHSADSRAR, encoded by the coding sequence ATGCGACCCGCACCCTTGCGGCCTGCTGCCGCTGCCACCACCACGCCCGCACAACCCCAGCGCTACCTCACCAACGACGAAGCCGCCGAGTACCTGCGGCTGTCGCCGCGCACGCTCGAAAAGCAGCGCGTGATCGGCGGCGGGCCGAAGTTCCGCAAGTTCGGCCGCCGCGTCATGTACGCGGTGGCCGACCTCGATGCCTGGGCCGACCAGCGCAGCTTCGAGGCCACCTCCGACCCCGAATACGCCGAGCACCACTCGGCCGACAGCCGTGCGCGCTGA
- a CDS encoding DUF2840 domain-containing protein yields MKASALAATAAPPPSPALPAGQAGVAPLTRVSLAYVEQRIDLYLRFGEPARIVRLDRWRRVAVFLPGAMFCRIRWQANDYGTTRWQLMVMQACMPLDAAQRIPGVLPGARLLLHAEGEPAVRAVLAQLDAIEVQGIAPADVSPAYWRTLGNRLAARLPVPAYTAERHAAWLAGRALP; encoded by the coding sequence ATGAAAGCATCCGCTCTGGCGGCCACGGCTGCGCCGCCGCCGTCGCCCGCGCTGCCCGCCGGCCAGGCCGGCGTCGCGCCGCTGACTCGCGTATCGCTCGCCTACGTTGAGCAGCGTATCGACCTCTACCTGCGCTTCGGCGAGCCGGCGCGCATCGTCCGGCTCGACCGCTGGCGGCGTGTCGCGGTGTTCCTGCCGGGTGCGATGTTCTGCCGCATCCGCTGGCAGGCGAACGACTACGGCACGACCCGCTGGCAGCTCATGGTGATGCAGGCTTGCATGCCGCTGGACGCGGCGCAGCGTATCCCCGGCGTGTTGCCCGGCGCGCGCTTGCTGCTGCACGCCGAGGGCGAACCCGCCGTGCGCGCGGTGCTGGCACAGCTCGACGCCATCGAGGTGCAGGGCATCGCGCCTGCCGACGTGTCGCCCGCGTACTGGCGCACGCTCGGCAACCGGCTCGCTGCACGCTTGCCGGTGCCCGCATACACCGCCGAGCGGCACGCCGCCTGGCTGGCAGGGAGGGCGCTGCCATGA
- a CDS encoding DUF2285 domain-containing protein, translating to MADRSAEAWYPTAAYLYVLHLDGPALAWEYLRRHPDYRRDWLRRRRQPEAAHAWGLRLLEDPALDARDAHPDWFPDHAGVIQLYPDADPPPQADAFEFWRIPGHKHLLHDGKRLVLTARWPGCCLRLALAPGLADGMAYLYAIRACVAPCASYRTITSELDKLATTDDAPAATARSRPTPAALLELHTLQALDATLAGASLRETAEGLFGAEAVTAGWYADGGLRSRVRHLVRRGRTLMRGGYRRLAQLE from the coding sequence ATGGCCGATCGAAGCGCCGAAGCCTGGTATCCGACTGCCGCGTATCTCTACGTGCTGCACTTGGACGGTCCCGCGCTCGCCTGGGAGTACCTGCGTCGCCATCCCGACTACCGGCGCGACTGGCTACGCCGTCGCCGCCAGCCAGAGGCGGCGCACGCCTGGGGGCTGCGCCTGCTGGAAGACCCTGCGCTGGATGCACGCGATGCACATCCGGACTGGTTCCCCGACCACGCCGGCGTGATCCAGCTCTACCCGGATGCCGACCCGCCGCCGCAGGCGGACGCCTTCGAGTTCTGGCGCATCCCCGGCCACAAGCATCTGCTCCATGACGGCAAGCGTCTGGTGCTGACGGCGCGCTGGCCCGGCTGTTGCCTGCGACTCGCACTGGCGCCGGGCCTGGCCGATGGCATGGCCTACCTGTACGCCATCCGCGCGTGCGTCGCGCCTTGCGCGAGCTACCGCACGATCACGTCCGAGCTGGACAAGCTGGCGACAACGGACGACGCACCTGCAGCGACGGCCCGTTCCCGGCCCACACCGGCCGCGCTGCTGGAGCTGCACACCTTGCAGGCGCTCGACGCGACCCTCGCGGGCGCGTCCTTGCGCGAAACGGCCGAAGGACTGTTCGGCGCCGAAGCCGTAACCGCCGGCTGGTACGCCGACGGCGGCCTGCGCTCGCGCGTGCGCCACCTCGTGCGGCGCGGCCGAACGCTGATGCGCGGCGGCTACCGCCGCCTTGCGCAACTCGAATGA
- a CDS encoding relaxase/mobilization nuclease and DUF3363 domain-containing protein — protein MSSRDDDRFRVRPGAPKHRGDAFVNKVLRQANKAGAKLGKTAGRIGQRPGSRLGRGHVAARFAGRGLGVNARRVTIKARLVNLAQAGPRSTAAHLRYIERGGVDRQGGPGRAYGPTTDDADLEAFKERGADDRHQFRFIVSPEDAEQLDDLRTYTRHLMARLEADLGTRLEWVAVDHWNTDNPHTHVVLRGKDDTGKDLIISRDYIAEGMRRRASELATEWLGPRTELEMQRAMQREVEQERWTGLDRTLQREAGDDGLVRVERFAEPRLQRQRQVLIGRLQRLQRMGLATEPQPGVWTIHAEAEPTLRAMGERGDIIRTMQRAMSGKSRELAVFEPTNDGRTLVGRVAGKGLADELYDKGYLIVDGTDGKAHYVALPPRSELEQYPTGAVVEVKGAADVRAADRNIAALAVDGVYRTDLHLAIAQGQATSDRDPREVVAAHVRRLEALRRAGIVEREAEGVWRVPGDLAERGRQYDAQRLGGGVAVELKSHLPIERQARVIGATWLDQQLVGGGKGLGDLGFGAEVKDALRQRADFLAEQGLAEHRGQRVILARNLLATLRGRELAKVAQEIATETGLTHRPLADGERAAGIYRRSLTLASGRYAMLDDGKGFSLVPWKPVIEQRLGQQLAATVRGSNVSWEFGRSRGPSIN, from the coding sequence ATGAGCAGCCGCGACGATGATCGTTTCCGCGTTCGACCTGGTGCGCCCAAGCATCGCGGCGATGCGTTCGTCAACAAGGTGCTGCGGCAGGCCAACAAGGCCGGCGCGAAGCTCGGCAAAACGGCCGGCAGGATCGGTCAACGACCCGGTTCCCGGCTGGGCCGCGGCCACGTCGCGGCGCGCTTCGCCGGGCGGGGACTTGGGGTAAATGCGCGGCGCGTGACGATCAAGGCCCGGCTGGTGAATCTGGCGCAGGCTGGGCCGCGTTCGACCGCTGCGCACCTACGCTACATCGAGCGCGGAGGCGTCGATCGCCAGGGCGGGCCGGGCCGTGCCTACGGGCCGACGACTGACGATGCCGACCTCGAAGCGTTCAAAGAGCGCGGCGCCGATGATCGCCACCAGTTCCGGTTCATCGTCTCGCCGGAGGATGCCGAACAGCTCGACGACCTGCGCACCTACACTCGGCACTTAATGGCGCGCCTGGAGGCCGACCTGGGCACGCGGCTGGAATGGGTGGCGGTCGATCACTGGAACACGGACAACCCGCACACGCATGTCGTCCTGCGCGGCAAGGACGACACCGGCAAAGACCTCATCATTTCGCGCGACTACATCGCCGAGGGGATGCGCCGGCGGGCGTCGGAGCTGGCGACCGAATGGCTGGGGCCGCGTACCGAGCTGGAGATGCAGCGCGCCATGCAGCGCGAGGTGGAACAGGAGCGATGGACGGGGCTGGATCGCACCTTGCAGCGCGAGGCCGGCGACGACGGCCTGGTGCGCGTCGAACGCTTCGCCGAACCTCGTCTGCAACGCCAGCGGCAAGTGCTGATCGGCCGCCTGCAACGCTTGCAGCGCATGGGTCTGGCGACCGAGCCGCAGCCCGGAGTGTGGACCATCCATGCCGAGGCCGAACCGACCTTGCGGGCGATGGGCGAGCGCGGCGACATCATCCGCACCATGCAGCGAGCGATGAGTGGCAAGTCTCGCGAGCTGGCCGTGTTCGAACCGACCAACGACGGCCGCACGCTTGTCGGCCGAGTCGCCGGCAAGGGGCTGGCCGACGAGCTGTACGACAAGGGCTATCTGATCGTCGATGGCACCGACGGCAAGGCGCACTACGTCGCGCTGCCGCCGCGGTCGGAGCTGGAGCAGTACCCGACCGGCGCCGTGGTGGAGGTGAAAGGTGCGGCAGATGTACGGGCGGCCGACCGCAACATTGCTGCGCTGGCCGTTGATGGCGTGTACCGCACCGATCTTCACCTGGCCATCGCCCAAGGCCAGGCCACGTCCGACCGCGACCCGCGCGAAGTGGTGGCCGCCCATGTGCGCCGTCTCGAAGCCCTGCGCCGCGCCGGCATCGTGGAGCGCGAGGCCGAAGGCGTCTGGCGCGTCCCCGGCGACTTGGCCGAACGGGGCCGCCAGTACGACGCGCAGCGTCTTGGCGGCGGCGTGGCGGTGGAGCTGAAATCGCACCTGCCGATCGAACGGCAGGCGCGCGTGATCGGTGCCACCTGGCTCGACCAGCAGTTGGTCGGCGGTGGCAAGGGGCTGGGCGACTTGGGCTTCGGCGCCGAGGTCAAGGACGCGCTGCGCCAGCGCGCCGACTTCCTGGCCGAACAGGGATTAGCCGAGCATCGCGGGCAGAGGGTGATCCTGGCGCGGAACCTGTTGGCGACGTTGCGCGGCCGCGAGCTAGCGAAGGTCGCGCAGGAAATCGCGACCGAAACTGGCTTGACACATCGGCCGCTGGCCGACGGCGAGCGCGCGGCGGGCATCTACCGCCGCAGTCTCACGCTCGCCAGCGGGCGCTACGCGATGCTCGATGACGGCAAGGGATTCAGCTTGGTGCCGTGGAAGCCGGTAATCGAGCAGAGGCTGGGACAGCAGCTTGCCGCGACGGTAAGGGGCAGCAACGTATCTTGGGAGTTCGGTCGAAGTCGCGGACCCTCCATCAATTGA
- a CDS encoding chromosome partitioning protein ParB has translation MNQRNGKRIAIGARPPANPHAEAWVRQGDADGLQKGDLYTARLTLDITPAMRARIKVSAFTQGVTVAELLRALLEREFPEKTS, from the coding sequence ATGAACCAGCGCAACGGCAAACGCATCGCCATCGGCGCACGTCCGCCGGCGAACCCGCACGCCGAGGCGTGGGTTCGCCAAGGCGACGCCGACGGCCTCCAGAAAGGCGACCTCTACACCGCACGCCTGACCCTCGACATCACGCCCGCGATGCGCGCACGCATCAAGGTGTCGGCGTTCACGCAAGGCGTGACCGTCGCCGAGCTGCTGCGCGCGCTGCTGGAACGCGAGTTCCCGGAGAAGACCTCATGA
- the parA gene encoding ParA family partition ATPase, producing the protein MIVALLNQKGGVGKTTLATHIAGELAMRGQHVVLLDADPQGSALDWTQRRSQQGLPRLFSAVGLARETLHQEAPELARRADHVVIDGPPRIAALARSALLAAERVLIPVQPSPYDLWASAEMVALIREAQVFRPALRAAFVVNRRVSTTIIGREARGALAEQPLPALRSEVHQRIVFADSVAAGRLARETAPDSAAAPDSAAAREIAALTDELLRWPT; encoded by the coding sequence ATGATCGTCGCCTTGCTCAACCAGAAAGGCGGCGTCGGCAAGACCACGCTCGCCACGCACATCGCCGGCGAGCTAGCGATGCGCGGTCAGCACGTCGTCCTGCTCGATGCCGACCCGCAAGGCTCCGCACTGGACTGGACGCAGCGCAGAAGCCAGCAGGGCTTGCCGCGCTTGTTCAGCGCCGTGGGCCTCGCCCGCGAGACGCTGCACCAGGAAGCGCCGGAGCTGGCCCGCCGCGCCGACCACGTCGTCATCGACGGCCCGCCGCGCATCGCCGCGCTTGCGCGCTCCGCGCTGCTGGCGGCCGAGCGCGTGCTGATTCCCGTGCAGCCCAGCCCCTACGACCTGTGGGCCTCTGCCGAGATGGTCGCGCTGATCCGCGAAGCGCAAGTGTTCCGGCCGGCGCTGCGCGCGGCCTTTGTCGTCAATCGGCGTGTCAGCACCACCATCATCGGTCGCGAGGCACGCGGCGCGCTCGCCGAGCAGCCGCTGCCGGCGCTTCGTTCGGAAGTGCATCAGCGCATCGTGTTCGCCGACAGCGTGGCCGCTGGCCGGCTCGCACGCGAGACGGCGCCCGACAGCGCCGCCGCGCCCGACAGCGCCGCCGCGCGCGAGATCGCCGCGCTGACCGACGAGCTGCTGCGGTGGCCGACATGA
- a CDS encoding SEC-C domain-containing protein → MSVVTTTPPEISRAVRRLTDSVVRGAEPVYLDVQPEADAIVHECFPNVQAKVARDGGQMLCGWQLWEWPHVLVEAEFHAVWVSPEGEMIDITPKPEGEKRILFVPDPRRRYEGLAIDNVRMPLRDDLLIKHFIQMSEAIVQVMNRGERASQYGEVSVPANEIQPLLQARDFLGQSLGAGLREHAPCLCGSGNKYKRCHGAQVEAFFRR, encoded by the coding sequence ATGAGCGTAGTCACAACCACACCCCCGGAAATCAGCCGTGCGGTGCGGCGCTTGACCGATTCGGTCGTGCGCGGCGCAGAACCGGTGTACCTCGATGTGCAGCCGGAAGCCGATGCGATCGTGCACGAATGCTTTCCCAACGTGCAGGCCAAGGTCGCGCGCGACGGTGGTCAGATGCTATGCGGGTGGCAGCTGTGGGAATGGCCGCACGTGCTGGTGGAAGCGGAATTCCACGCGGTGTGGGTCAGCCCCGAAGGAGAAATGATCGACATCACGCCAAAGCCTGAAGGCGAGAAGCGCATTCTCTTCGTGCCGGATCCGCGAAGACGTTACGAGGGCCTTGCCATCGACAACGTCCGCATGCCATTACGCGACGACCTGCTGATCAAACACTTCATCCAGATGTCCGAAGCGATTGTCCAGGTGATGAACCGCGGCGAGCGAGCGTCCCAGTATGGCGAGGTCAGCGTTCCGGCCAATGAAATCCAGCCCCTGCTGCAGGCGAGGGATTTCTTGGGCCAGTCACTCGGTGCGGGATTGCGCGAGCATGCACCGTGCTTGTGCGGCAGCGGCAACAAGTACAAGCGCTGTCATGGCGCGCAAGTAGAAGCATTCTTCCGTCGTTGA
- a CDS encoding S26 family signal peptidase, which yields MTAISPSSTTPHPRSRRRARIVLAALSACGFAALAWASFVSPLPRLTYNPSDSVAVGWYRVDPLEHRTDALPRPLSVDSIVLVPLPAAAAALAAQRGYLPTRVPLLKRIGAVAPQQVCIVGRSVRIDGVPVAAVLPSDRMGRPLPSWQQCRRLESGELFLLSVTNPASFDSRYFGPIPASAVLGVAHPLWLETRR from the coding sequence ATGACTGCCATTTCCCCATCCAGCACCACACCGCATCCTCGCTCGCGCCGACGCGCTCGCATCGTGCTGGCGGCTCTGTCCGCCTGTGGCTTCGCTGCGCTGGCCTGGGCGTCCTTCGTGTCGCCGCTGCCGCGTTTGACCTACAACCCATCCGACAGCGTGGCGGTCGGCTGGTATCGCGTCGATCCGCTCGAACATCGCACCGACGCGCTGCCACGTCCGCTGTCCGTGGACAGCATCGTGCTCGTCCCGCTGCCGGCCGCCGCTGCAGCGCTGGCCGCGCAGCGCGGCTACTTGCCGACGCGCGTACCGCTGCTCAAACGCATCGGTGCGGTCGCGCCGCAGCAGGTGTGCATCGTCGGTCGCAGCGTGCGCATCGACGGCGTGCCGGTGGCCGCCGTCTTGCCCTCCGACCGCATGGGGCGGCCGCTGCCATCCTGGCAGCAATGCCGCCGCCTCGAATCGGGCGAGCTGTTCCTGTTGAGCGTGACCAACCCGGCGTCGTTCGACAGCCGCTACTTCGGCCCGATACCCGCATCCGCCGTGCTCGGCGTCGCGCATCCGCTCTGGCTGGAGACACGCCGATGA
- a CDS encoding replication initiator protein A — translation MPSPSREREQLDLFRALPGDGMAPRDSQDLMAFPFFSLAKSRRTAPIDFRAGGVTVRVEGTQEHGIATIWDADVLIWTASQIVEARDAGLRPSRLMHATPYEILRFIGRGVSLRDYQRLKAALDRLQSTTVATSIRETTGRRLHRFSWINEWKELADARGTPLGIELILPDWFYAGVLDAALVLTIDPAYFRLTGGIERWLYRLVRKHGGKQPGGWQFDFRHLHRKSGSTAKPYDFACDLRALVARQSLPGYVLGIERTLDTREELLTFRPVPSTARG, via the coding sequence ATGCCCAGCCCATCGCGGGAGCGGGAACAGCTCGACCTGTTCCGCGCCTTGCCGGGCGACGGCATGGCGCCGCGCGACAGCCAGGACTTGATGGCCTTTCCGTTCTTCTCGCTGGCGAAGTCGCGGCGCACCGCGCCGATCGACTTCCGCGCCGGCGGCGTCACCGTGCGCGTGGAGGGCACGCAGGAACATGGCATCGCTACGATTTGGGATGCGGACGTGCTGATCTGGACGGCTTCGCAGATCGTGGAAGCGCGCGACGCGGGTCTGCGCCCGTCGCGGCTTATGCACGCGACGCCTTACGAGATCCTGCGCTTCATCGGACGCGGCGTGTCGCTGCGCGACTACCAGCGCCTCAAGGCCGCGCTCGACCGGCTGCAATCGACGACCGTAGCGACTTCCATCCGCGAGACGACCGGGCGGCGCCTGCATCGCTTCTCGTGGATCAACGAATGGAAGGAGCTGGCCGATGCCCGCGGCACGCCGCTGGGCATCGAGTTGATCCTGCCGGACTGGTTCTATGCCGGCGTGCTCGACGCCGCCCTCGTGCTGACCATCGACCCGGCGTATTTCCGGCTGACCGGCGGCATCGAGCGATGGCTGTACCGCCTGGTGCGCAAGCACGGCGGCAAGCAGCCTGGTGGCTGGCAATTCGACTTCCGCCACCTGCATCGCAAGTCGGGGAGTACGGCGAAGCCCTACGACTTCGCCTGCGACCTGCGAGCGCTGGTCGCGCGGCAGTCGCTGCCCGGCTATGTGCTCGGCATCGAGAGGACGCTGGATACGCGCGAGGAACTGTTGACCTTTCGACCCGTGCCGTCCACGGCACGGGGATAA
- a CDS encoding 3'-5' exoribonuclease translates to MATTYYFLDTEWADVTGSELVSLALVNEGGDRLFYAERASLPEAPTDFVRQSVYPLLDRGGAALPDAALTTKLRAFLSEADAPAVMADFPNDLQLLRYALDGFELPDDQVAVCGPRPAPVMTRMSKEGLPGLLVEDWFAAHPEHRARRHHALVDAQALRMAWLVATDRIPAPAWAHSYRRARG, encoded by the coding sequence ATGGCCACCACGTACTACTTCTTGGACACCGAGTGGGCCGATGTAACGGGCAGCGAGCTGGTGAGTTTGGCGCTGGTGAACGAAGGTGGAGACCGCCTTTTCTACGCTGAGCGAGCCAGCCTGCCCGAGGCTCCCACCGACTTCGTTCGTCAAAGCGTCTACCCACTGCTCGACCGCGGCGGCGCGGCCCTGCCGGATGCCGCCCTGACTACCAAACTGCGCGCCTTCCTCAGCGAGGCTGATGCGCCGGCGGTGATGGCGGATTTCCCGAACGATCTCCAGCTGCTGCGGTACGCCCTGGATGGATTTGAGCTCCCCGATGACCAGGTTGCTGTATGCGGACCCCGGCCGGCCCCGGTCATGACGCGCATGTCCAAGGAAGGCCTTCCGGGATTGCTGGTGGAAGATTGGTTCGCGGCCCATCCGGAACATAGGGCCAGGCGCCACCATGCGTTGGTGGACGCGCAGGCCTTGCGGATGGCCTGGCTGGTGGCGACCGACCGCATTCCCGCTCCCGCCTGGGCCCACTCGTACCGCCGTGCCCGGGGATAG